The Spirosoma foliorum genome has a window encoding:
- a CDS encoding ROK family protein — translation MQTYWGVDLGGTKIEGVILSAPSPDAVIIRKRIDTEAHLGYDHIVSQISKLIDLLKAETGIQPKKIGFCTPGTLDPETGTMKNSNMTCINGMPFPEDLARTLGVPVATTNDANCFALSEATMGIVQDVIPDYRMVFGVILGTGVGGGVVFRGHDGIPVVQGGRQGIGGEWGHNILEENGYPCYCGKRGCNEQVISGPALQRYYLEQSGENRNLKEILERYHQGTDPHAAATVDRLLEYFGRAISTIVNILDPDAIVLGGGVGNIDLLYTEGFERAKKYVFNDRRLNTLFLKPKLGDSAGVFGAALLG, via the coding sequence ATGCAAACCTATTGGGGTGTCGACTTAGGTGGCACCAAGATTGAAGGCGTTATTTTATCCGCTCCCTCTCCTGATGCGGTCATTATCCGCAAACGCATTGATACCGAGGCTCATTTAGGCTACGATCACATCGTGAGTCAGATTAGCAAACTAATTGACCTACTCAAAGCCGAAACGGGTATTCAACCCAAAAAAATCGGTTTTTGTACACCTGGTACCCTTGATCCAGAAACAGGTACGATGAAAAATTCGAACATGACCTGTATCAATGGAATGCCGTTTCCGGAAGACCTTGCCCGAACATTGGGTGTCCCTGTGGCAACAACCAACGATGCTAACTGCTTTGCCTTATCGGAAGCCACAATGGGCATTGTGCAGGATGTTATCCCGGATTATCGGATGGTGTTTGGCGTTATTCTGGGAACGGGTGTTGGTGGCGGTGTCGTTTTTCGTGGTCATGATGGTATCCCCGTTGTGCAGGGCGGTCGGCAGGGTATTGGGGGCGAATGGGGGCATAATATTCTGGAAGAAAACGGTTACCCCTGTTACTGTGGCAAACGAGGTTGTAACGAGCAGGTTATTTCCGGCCCAGCACTCCAACGATACTATCTGGAACAAAGTGGTGAAAACCGCAATCTGAAAGAAATTCTTGAGCGATATCATCAGGGTACCGACCCTCATGCCGCAGCCACCGTCGATCGGTTGCTGGAGTATTTTGGCCGGGCTATTTCTACCATTGTGAACATACTTGACCCCGACGCCATTGTACTCGGTGGGGGTGTCGGCAACATCGACCTACTGTACACGGAAGGTTTTGAGCGGGCAAAAAAATACGTATTTAACGATCGGCGGCTCAACACACTGTTTCTAAAACCAAAACTCGGCGACAGCGCGGGGGTATTCGGGGCCGCTCTGTTGGGCTAA
- a CDS encoding TetR/AcrR family transcriptional regulator: protein MEQQGQDTEQKIKAAARKVFLEQGYEGAKIRQIAREAGVNLAMVNYYFRSKDQLFRSIYQDIFREFMGRMAILLNEETPLEVKIWKIVDRYTDFIMENQQLPLLILAEQRKEGPRFMKELNVKSFINDSYLKKQLQEEAKKGLIRAVDPLQVILTIMGNIIFPIMAQSIVCYVGDMDEISFRQLMETRKKIIPGMIMAYLREGQSLPSQQELT, encoded by the coding sequence ATGGAACAACAAGGCCAGGATACGGAGCAGAAGATTAAGGCGGCCGCCCGAAAGGTATTTTTAGAACAAGGGTATGAAGGGGCCAAAATCCGCCAGATTGCCAGAGAAGCTGGAGTGAATCTCGCTATGGTGAATTACTACTTTCGGAGTAAAGACCAATTGTTCAGGAGCATCTATCAGGATATTTTCCGCGAGTTTATGGGCCGAATGGCCATCTTACTGAATGAGGAAACGCCTTTGGAAGTCAAAATCTGGAAGATCGTTGATCGGTATACCGACTTCATTATGGAGAACCAGCAGCTTCCACTGCTCATATTAGCTGAGCAGCGAAAAGAGGGCCCCAGGTTCATGAAAGAGCTGAATGTCAAATCATTCATCAATGATTCGTATTTAAAAAAACAGCTTCAGGAGGAAGCAAAAAAGGGGCTTATTCGCGCCGTTGATCCGTTGCAAGTAATACTAACTATAATGGGGAATATTATTTTCCCCATCATGGCCCAGTCTATTGTCTGTTACGTAGGTGATATGGACGAAATCAGTTTTCGGCAGTTGATGGAAACTCGCAAAAAAATTATACCAGGCATGATTATGGCCTATCTGCGGGAGGGTCAATCGCTACCCTCGCAGCAGGAGCTGACGTAA
- a CDS encoding ABC transporter permease, with the protein MKQLLVFIRKEFYHVFRDRRTLLILFGLPTAQILLFGYALSSEVKNINLAVIDFARDQASQQLIGQVGASRYFHLQPSLMDYKTMNTAFRRGTIRAALIIPAHFADDIGHVGKAQVQIIADGSDPNTATTIINYLTGIIGGYQQKFTTAAALPYQIVTQTRMLYNPEMNGSLNFIPGVMALILMIVCTTLTSVSVVREKEQGTMEILLVSPFKPILVLVSKAVPYLVLSMLDLILILLLAVYVLDVPIHGSIALVLAESALFIVCCLSLGLLISNVATTQQTAMLMSMMGMMLPTILLTGFMFPLENLPIFLQWVSHIIPSRYYYLIVKAVMLKGLGIEAVWKETLILAGMTLALLGISLKNFNIRLA; encoded by the coding sequence ATGAAACAGTTACTGGTGTTCATCCGAAAAGAGTTTTACCATGTTTTTCGGGACCGGCGTACGTTGCTGATTCTGTTTGGCCTGCCTACGGCCCAGATTCTGCTATTTGGGTATGCGCTTAGCAGCGAAGTCAAAAACATCAATCTGGCTGTAATCGATTTTGCTCGTGATCAGGCATCGCAGCAGCTTATCGGCCAGGTTGGAGCCAGTCGGTATTTTCACCTTCAGCCTTCGCTGATGGACTACAAGACAATGAATACGGCCTTTCGGCGCGGTACCATCCGGGCTGCCCTGATCATTCCCGCCCACTTTGCCGACGATATCGGACACGTCGGTAAAGCGCAGGTGCAGATTATTGCCGACGGTTCGGACCCCAATACGGCTACTACCATTATCAATTACCTGACGGGTATTATTGGCGGTTACCAACAGAAGTTTACCACGGCAGCCGCTTTGCCGTATCAGATTGTCACTCAGACCCGAATGTTGTATAACCCCGAAATGAACGGGTCGCTGAATTTCATCCCAGGCGTAATGGCCCTGATTTTGATGATTGTTTGTACAACGCTTACTTCTGTGTCGGTGGTGCGGGAAAAAGAACAGGGCACCATGGAAATCCTGCTGGTATCACCTTTTAAACCGATTCTGGTGCTGGTGTCCAAAGCCGTTCCGTATCTGGTGCTGTCGATGCTGGATTTGATTTTGATTCTGCTACTGGCGGTTTATGTGCTCGATGTACCGATTCACGGCAGTATCGCCCTGGTGCTGGCCGAAAGCGCGTTGTTTATTGTTTGCTGCCTGTCGTTGGGGCTATTGATTTCCAATGTCGCTACCACCCAGCAAACGGCCATGCTGATGTCGATGATGGGTATGATGTTACCAACTATACTGTTAACGGGCTTCATGTTTCCCCTGGAAAATCTGCCCATTTTCCTGCAGTGGGTTTCCCATATTATTCCGTCCCGCTATTATTACCTGATTGTCAAAGCGGTGATGTTAAAAGGATTAGGTATTGAAGCCGTCTGGAAAGAAACGCTCATTTTAGCCGGCATGACGCTGGCATTGCTGGGCATTAGCCTCAAAAACTTTAACATCCGACTGGCATGA
- a CDS encoding ABC transporter ATP-binding protein: MSTGAVTITHITKTYGDAKECITALDDVSFGVEPGELFGLIGADGAGKTTLFHILTTLLLADKGTATVDGYDVVTDYQAIRNTVGYMPGRFSLYQDLTVEENLTFFATLFGTTVKQNYDLIKDIYEQIEPFKTRRAGKLSGGMKQKLALCCALIHKPTVLFLDEPTTGVDVVSRREFWEMLKRLKQQGITILVSTPYMDEATLCERIALIQTGKLLSIDTPQAIIDAYPGQLFALKADSIPRLLADVRQFDSVRNAYAFGEYLHLVFKQDIPQNVDLLRAYLHQKGHTNLEIKPVTPTIEDRFIDLMANPT, translated from the coding sequence ATGAGTACAGGAGCCGTCACGATCACCCATATCACGAAGACCTACGGGGACGCAAAAGAGTGCATTACGGCCCTCGACGACGTGTCCTTTGGTGTCGAACCGGGTGAGTTGTTTGGCCTGATTGGAGCCGACGGAGCCGGTAAAACGACTCTGTTCCACATTCTAACAACGTTGCTGCTGGCCGACAAAGGAACGGCTACGGTCGATGGTTATGATGTGGTTACGGATTATCAGGCTATCCGCAACACGGTTGGTTATATGCCCGGCCGATTTTCCCTCTATCAGGACCTGACGGTTGAAGAAAACCTGACCTTCTTTGCCACACTATTTGGCACGACGGTGAAGCAGAATTACGACCTTATCAAAGATATCTACGAACAGATTGAGCCGTTCAAAACTCGTCGGGCCGGGAAATTGTCGGGAGGAATGAAGCAAAAGTTGGCGCTTTGCTGTGCGCTTATCCATAAGCCGACCGTCTTGTTTCTGGATGAGCCAACTACGGGCGTCGATGTGGTTTCGCGCCGGGAGTTCTGGGAGATGCTCAAACGGCTAAAACAACAGGGCATCACTATTTTAGTATCTACACCTTACATGGACGAGGCCACCCTCTGCGAGCGGATTGCCCTGATCCAGACGGGTAAGCTTCTGTCCATCGATACACCCCAGGCCATCATCGACGCCTATCCAGGCCAGTTATTTGCGCTCAAAGCGGACTCCATACCGCGTCTGTTGGCCGATGTTCGGCAATTCGATTCGGTGCGCAATGCGTATGCATTTGGGGAGTATCTGCACCTGGTTTTTAAGCAGGATATTCCTCAAAATGTTGATCTGTTACGGGCGTATCTGCACCAGAAAGGCCACACCAATCTGGAGATAAAACCCGTTACGCCGACCATTGAAGACCGGTTCATTGATCTGATGGCCAATCCTACGTAA
- a CDS encoding TolC family protein — protein MRRLYVTLCLTTLVIRSVAQPVRSITLEECQTLARHNYPLIRQRVLIEQSRDYSVANAAKGYVPQLTLSGQATYQNQTVDFSESPLGALAGGIVLPKISKDQYKVTAQVDQLLYDGGAIQTTKALRQTDALVQQQNLEVSLYALRDRVNNLFFGIALLNEQQQLTTLRKADIQSGINRTEGALANGTAYRSSLNELKAELIRADQSTTEARATRRAYVAMLAALIHQPLDESTQFIRPQAQPLSSAINRPELRLYDYQKQLYNVQEEQLRINLRPKVNAFFQGNYGRPTFNIINNQFGLFWIGGLRFNWALSSLYTTFHTDRQLLSINRSQVDLQRETFLLNTNLSLTQQQGEVQKYEELIEQDNQIVELRTSVKQSANAQLQNGVITTRDYISQVNAENEARQTLLLHQIQRLQAQYNHNTTAGLSSTDNP, from the coding sequence ATGAGACGACTATATGTTACTTTGTGTCTGACTACGCTAGTCATCCGTAGCGTGGCGCAACCAGTCCGATCCATCACACTGGAAGAATGCCAGACGTTAGCCCGGCACAACTACCCACTGATCCGGCAGCGGGTGCTTATTGAACAAAGCCGAGACTATTCGGTAGCGAATGCCGCCAAAGGCTACGTACCTCAACTAACGCTGTCGGGACAGGCTACTTACCAGAACCAAACCGTTGATTTTTCGGAATCACCCCTTGGCGCGCTGGCGGGTGGGATTGTATTGCCCAAGATCAGTAAAGATCAATACAAGGTGACGGCGCAGGTCGATCAATTGTTGTATGATGGGGGTGCCATCCAGACCACCAAAGCCCTCCGTCAGACAGATGCGTTGGTTCAGCAGCAAAATCTGGAAGTATCCCTCTACGCGCTACGCGATCGGGTGAACAACTTATTTTTTGGCATTGCTCTACTCAATGAACAACAGCAGTTAACGACCCTTCGGAAAGCCGATATTCAAAGTGGAATTAACCGGACCGAGGGTGCCCTGGCCAATGGAACCGCTTATCGTAGCAGCCTCAACGAACTGAAAGCTGAGTTGATTCGGGCCGATCAATCTACAACAGAAGCCAGAGCTACTCGTCGGGCTTATGTGGCTATGCTGGCTGCGCTCATACACCAGCCCCTTGACGAAAGCACCCAATTTATTCGACCTCAGGCACAGCCGCTGAGTTCAGCCATTAATCGGCCCGAACTCAGGCTGTATGATTACCAAAAGCAGCTTTACAACGTACAGGAAGAACAGCTACGCATTAACCTGCGCCCCAAAGTCAACGCCTTTTTCCAGGGAAACTACGGGCGACCAACTTTTAATATCATCAATAATCAGTTCGGTCTTTTCTGGATCGGAGGGCTTCGGTTCAACTGGGCGCTTAGCTCGCTTTATACCACCTTCCATACTGATCGGCAATTGCTGTCCATTAACCGATCTCAGGTTGATTTACAACGCGAAACGTTTCTGCTTAATACCAATCTATCACTCACCCAGCAACAGGGTGAAGTGCAGAAGTACGAAGAACTCATCGAACAGGATAATCAGATTGTTGAACTCCGGACCTCGGTGAAACAGTCGGCCAATGCCCAGTTGCAAAATGGCGTCATTACCACCCGCGATTACATTAGTCAGGTCAATGCCGAGAACGAAGCCCGGCAAACCTTGCTCTTACACCAGATTCAACGGCTACAGGCTCAATATAACCATAACACCACCGCTGGCCTTTCATCTACGGACAATCCATGA
- a CDS encoding HlyD family secretion protein, protein MKTLPFLTFLAATLITACQNNEPDYDASGNFEADEIIVSAQQNGQILTFTPNEGDRLKAGATLGQIDVTTAKLQKQQAQASASAMNQRTTSVVPQVELTRRQEAVQQAQLAQLRREQTRTENLIKADAATQKQLDDINAQIDQLEKQLAVTRQQIRVEKTNNASQNRGVLSERGSIEKLVEQYDVQIQKGQIINPVTGTVLTKYAFAGEMATIGKPLYRIANTDTLTLRAYFTGSQLPTIQIDQPVRVRIDNGQQGYKEYAGQITWISDKSEFTPKTIQTKDERANLVYATKIRVRNDGYLKIGMYGEVLLDGTKSKPAK, encoded by the coding sequence ATGAAAACGCTACCCTTCTTGACTTTTCTGGCAGCTACCCTAATCACGGCCTGCCAAAATAACGAGCCTGATTATGATGCATCAGGCAATTTTGAAGCCGACGAAATCATTGTGTCGGCTCAGCAAAATGGTCAGATTCTGACATTCACACCCAACGAAGGCGACCGATTAAAGGCCGGCGCTACTCTGGGGCAGATCGACGTAACTACGGCCAAATTGCAGAAGCAGCAAGCGCAGGCTTCTGCTTCTGCAATGAATCAACGGACTACTAGCGTAGTCCCCCAAGTGGAACTGACGCGCCGACAAGAGGCCGTACAGCAGGCCCAATTGGCACAATTGCGCCGGGAGCAGACCCGTACCGAGAATCTGATCAAAGCTGATGCCGCTACGCAAAAACAACTCGACGACATCAACGCCCAAATTGATCAGCTAGAAAAACAACTCGCCGTTACCCGTCAGCAGATTCGGGTGGAGAAAACCAACAACGCGTCCCAGAATCGGGGTGTCCTGAGTGAGCGTGGCTCCATTGAAAAACTGGTTGAGCAGTACGACGTTCAGATTCAGAAGGGGCAGATTATTAACCCGGTCACGGGCACGGTGCTAACTAAATATGCCTTTGCGGGCGAGATGGCGACCATTGGCAAACCCCTTTACCGAATTGCCAATACCGATACGTTGACCCTAAGGGCGTACTTCACCGGTTCACAATTGCCGACGATACAGATTGACCAGCCCGTCAGGGTGCGAATTGATAACGGACAGCAGGGTTACAAGGAGTATGCGGGTCAGATTACCTGGATTTCCGATAAATCTGAATTTACGCCTAAAACCATCCAGACCAAAGATGAACGGGCCAATCTGGTTTATGCCACCAAGATCCGGGTCAGGAATGATGGTTATCTCAAGATCGGCATGTATGGAGAAGTGTTGTTAGATGGCACAAAATCCAAGCCAGCGAAATGA
- a CDS encoding ABC transporter ATP-binding protein yields MPAIDKAISCQQLTKQFGDFVAVDKITFDVNPGEIFGFLGANGAGKTTAMRMLCGLSYPSSGQAQVAGFDVYRQQEAIKKNIGYMSQKFSLYENLTILENIEFFGGVYGLSDRDLKNRGNELIQTLGLQSEAKKMVGSLPLGWKQKLAFSVAIIHNPRIVFLDEPTGGVDPITRRQFWDLIYAAAERGITIFVTTHYMDEAEYCNRISIMVDGRMEALDSPGNLKKQFSTDSMDDVFYQLARRAKRSGD; encoded by the coding sequence ATGCCAGCCATCGACAAAGCCATATCCTGCCAGCAACTGACCAAGCAATTTGGCGATTTTGTGGCCGTCGATAAGATAACCTTCGATGTAAATCCCGGCGAAATCTTCGGTTTCCTGGGAGCCAATGGTGCCGGAAAAACAACCGCCATGCGTATGCTTTGCGGCCTTTCGTATCCTAGCTCGGGGCAGGCTCAGGTAGCGGGTTTTGATGTCTATCGGCAGCAGGAAGCCATCAAGAAAAACATCGGCTACATGAGCCAGAAGTTTTCGCTCTACGAAAATCTGACTATTCTGGAGAACATCGAATTTTTCGGGGGTGTTTATGGCCTCTCGGATCGGGACTTAAAAAACCGGGGGAACGAATTGATCCAGACGCTGGGCTTGCAGAGTGAAGCGAAAAAGATGGTCGGCAGTTTGCCGTTGGGCTGGAAACAAAAACTGGCCTTTTCAGTCGCCATCATCCATAATCCCAGAATTGTTTTTCTGGACGAACCCACGGGCGGTGTAGACCCGATTACTCGCCGTCAGTTCTGGGATTTGATTTACGCGGCTGCCGAGCGGGGCATTACCATCTTCGTAACGACCCACTACATGGACGAAGCGGAATACTGCAACCGGATTTCGATCATGGTCGATGGCCGAATGGAAGCGCTGGATTCGCCGGGCAATCTAAAAAAACAGTTTTCCACGGATTCCATGGATGACGTATTCTATCAACTCGCCCGACGCGCCAAACGCAGCGGAGACTAA